In Paraburkholderia flava, one genomic interval encodes:
- a CDS encoding FAD-containing oxidoreductase: MPRHFDAVVIGTGQGGAPLAARLGESGRTTAVVERAAFGGTCVNVGCTPTKSYVASARAAHVARHAAELGVQIGGPVHVDLAKVKTRKDGVVAESRDGVEKWLRGTKNVTVFNGHARFTGPHTLRVENNDGTTEDLEADEIFINTGTRAVVPPVEGLERIRYHTNSSLLELTELPDHLAIVGGSYIALEFAQVFRRFGSRVTVLVRGDRILAREDEDFAHGVQSVLEREGIVFRFGAEPARVEPLAVDGSGVRVSFAAGSSSGEPVDASHLLFATGRRTNTDDLGLDAAGLATDRHGMIPVDGQLRTRVPGIWAIGDVNGRGAFTHTSYDDFQIVAANLLDGGKRSVDDRIMAYAVYVDPPLARVGLSESDVRASGRPALIATMPMSRVGRARERGETDGFMKALVDPQTKRILGAAIHGIEGDEAIHTFIDIMTADAPYTTLQYAMHIHPTISELIPTLLDRLKPLE; this comes from the coding sequence ATGCCTCGGCATTTCGACGCGGTAGTCATCGGCACAGGGCAAGGCGGCGCGCCGCTTGCCGCGCGCCTCGGTGAAAGCGGCAGAACGACGGCGGTCGTCGAGCGCGCGGCGTTCGGCGGCACCTGCGTCAACGTCGGTTGCACGCCGACCAAAAGCTATGTAGCGAGCGCGCGTGCCGCGCATGTCGCGCGGCACGCGGCGGAACTGGGTGTGCAGATCGGCGGCCCGGTTCATGTCGATCTGGCAAAGGTGAAGACGCGCAAGGACGGCGTCGTGGCCGAGTCGCGCGACGGCGTGGAGAAATGGCTGCGCGGCACGAAGAACGTGACGGTGTTCAACGGGCATGCGCGCTTCACCGGCCCGCACACGCTGCGCGTCGAAAACAACGACGGCACGACAGAAGACCTCGAAGCCGACGAGATCTTCATCAACACGGGTACGCGCGCGGTGGTTCCACCGGTCGAAGGACTCGAGCGCATCCGCTATCACACCAATTCCTCGTTACTCGAACTGACTGAGTTGCCCGATCATCTCGCGATCGTCGGCGGCAGTTATATCGCGCTTGAATTCGCTCAGGTGTTCCGCCGTTTCGGCAGCCGCGTCACGGTGCTCGTGCGCGGCGATCGGATACTCGCGCGCGAGGACGAGGATTTCGCGCATGGCGTGCAGTCGGTGCTCGAACGCGAGGGGATCGTGTTTCGCTTCGGCGCGGAGCCTGCGCGCGTCGAGCCGCTCGCGGTCGACGGCAGCGGCGTGCGCGTGAGCTTCGCAGCAGGTAGCAGCAGCGGCGAACCCGTCGACGCGAGCCATCTGCTGTTCGCCACCGGCCGTCGTACGAACACCGACGATCTCGGCCTCGACGCGGCCGGCCTCGCGACCGACAGGCACGGCATGATTCCCGTCGACGGCCAGTTGCGCACGCGCGTGCCCGGCATCTGGGCGATCGGCGACGTCAACGGTCGAGGTGCATTCACGCATACGTCCTACGACGACTTCCAGATCGTCGCCGCGAATCTGCTCGATGGCGGTAAGCGCAGCGTCGACGATCGCATCATGGCGTACGCGGTCTATGTCGATCCACCGCTCGCACGCGTAGGGCTATCGGAGAGCGACGTGCGCGCGAGCGGCCGTCCCGCGTTGATCGCGACGATGCCGATGTCGCGCGTGGGCCGCGCACGCGAGCGCGGCGAAACGGACGGCTTCATGAAGGCACTCGTCGATCCGCAGACGAAGCGCATTCTCGGCGCGGCGATTCACGGCATCGAAGGCGATGAGGCGATCCACACGTTCATCGACATCATGACCGCCGATGCGCCATACACCACGCTGCAATACGCGATGCACATTCACCCGACGATCAGCGAACTGATCCCCACGTTGCTCGACAGACTAAAGCCACTCGAATAA
- a CDS encoding TMEM175 family protein: MGKGRLEAFSDGVIAIIITIMVLELKVPEGIGLDALRPLIPVFLAYVLSFVYVGIYWNNHHHTFHAAQKVNGAVLWANLHLLFWLSLFPLVTHWIGESHLASWPTALYGFVLCMAAFAYFILIHVLIRSHGRDSTIAKAVGRDIKGKVSVVIYLAGVVLAFVEPWISVGLYTFAAVLWFIPDRRIERVVQED, from the coding sequence ATGGGCAAAGGACGACTCGAAGCCTTCAGCGATGGCGTGATCGCCATCATCATCACGATCATGGTGCTCGAGCTGAAGGTGCCCGAAGGCATCGGTCTCGACGCATTGCGTCCGCTGATTCCGGTGTTTCTCGCGTACGTGCTGAGCTTCGTTTATGTCGGGATCTACTGGAACAATCACCATCACACTTTTCATGCGGCGCAGAAGGTCAACGGCGCAGTGCTGTGGGCGAATCTGCATCTGCTGTTCTGGCTGTCGCTGTTTCCGCTCGTCACGCACTGGATCGGCGAGAGTCATCTCGCGTCGTGGCCGACCGCGCTGTACGGTTTCGTGCTGTGCATGGCGGCGTTCGCGTACTTCATCCTGATTCACGTGCTGATCCGTAGCCACGGACGCGACTCGACGATTGCGAAAGCGGTCGGGCGCGACATCAAGGGCAAGGTGTCGGTCGTGATCTATCTGGCGGGCGTGGTGCTCGCGTTCGTCGAGCCGTGGATATCGGTAGGGCTTTACACGTTCGCCGCTGTGCTGTGGTTCATTCCGGACCGGCGCATCGAGCGCGTGGTACAGGAGGATTGA
- a CDS encoding metallophosphoesterase family protein: protein MSTRSSTSRIGLISDTHNLVRPEALTQLAGCDAIVHAGDICERAVLDALAALAPLTVVRGNNDTGAWAHALPVHTTLTIQQVTILVVHDIADVTDDLLRDDIGVVVTGHSHKPLVDTRDGVLFVNPGSAGPRRFKLPVSVGMLEITDARATATLHTLTV, encoded by the coding sequence ATGTCCACCCGATCATCGACGTCCCGCATCGGCCTGATCTCCGACACGCACAACCTCGTGCGTCCCGAGGCGTTGACCCAGCTCGCCGGTTGCGATGCGATCGTGCATGCCGGCGATATCTGCGAGCGCGCGGTACTCGATGCGCTTGCCGCGCTCGCGCCGCTCACTGTCGTCCGTGGCAACAACGACACCGGTGCATGGGCGCATGCATTGCCCGTTCACACGACACTGACCATCCAGCAGGTGACGATCCTCGTCGTACACGACATCGCCGACGTGACCGACGATCTGCTTCGCGACGATATCGGCGTCGTGGTGACCGGACACTCGCACAAGCCGCTCGTCGATACGCGCGACGGCGTGCTGTTCGTCAATCCGGGTAGCGCGGGGCCGCGGCGTTTCAAGTTGCCGGTGTCGGTGGGGATGCTGGAAATCACGGACGCACGCGCGACGGCGACGCTGCATACGTTGACGGTTTAA
- the proP gene encoding glycine betaine/L-proline transporter ProP yields the protein MTASSNGFWRHRKQDDRLTLDDITVVDKSLLKRAVGAMALGNAMEWFDFGVYSYIAVTLGQVFFPSSSPSAQLIATFGTFAAAFLVRPIGGMVFGPLGDRIGRQRVLAMTMIMMACGTFAIGLIPSYDSIGILAPVLLLVARLVQGFSTGGEYGGAATFIAEFSTDKRRGFMGSFLEFGTLIGYVLGAGTVALLTATLSHDALLSWGWRVPFMIAGPLGLVGLYIRLKLEETPAFKKQADAREADDKAHAPQPLRELLAQQWKPLLLCVGLVLIFNVTDYMALSYLPSYLSATLHFDETHGLFLVLLVMVLMMPMTLYAGRLSDRLGRKPVMLAGCVGLFVLSIPALLLIRTGDTLPVFGGLLILGVLLSCFTGVMPSALPALFPTRIRYGALAIGFNISVSLFGGTTPLVAAWLVDTTGNLMMPAYYLMGASLIGIVSVLALRETARKPLPGSGPSVATHAEAHAVLRGHREAEEMDEAYEASATARA from the coding sequence TTGACCGCATCCAGCAACGGCTTCTGGCGACATCGCAAGCAGGACGATCGCCTCACCCTCGACGACATCACCGTCGTCGACAAATCCCTCCTGAAGCGCGCAGTCGGCGCGATGGCACTCGGCAACGCGATGGAATGGTTCGACTTCGGCGTGTACAGCTACATCGCCGTGACGCTCGGCCAGGTATTCTTCCCGTCGAGCAGTCCGTCCGCGCAGTTGATCGCCACGTTCGGTACGTTTGCAGCCGCGTTCCTCGTGCGGCCGATCGGCGGGATGGTGTTCGGGCCGCTCGGCGACCGCATCGGCCGGCAGCGTGTGCTCGCGATGACGATGATCATGATGGCGTGCGGCACGTTCGCGATCGGCCTGATTCCGTCGTACGACTCGATCGGCATTCTCGCGCCAGTGCTGTTGCTGGTCGCGCGGCTCGTGCAGGGTTTCTCGACCGGCGGCGAATACGGCGGCGCCGCGACCTTCATCGCCGAGTTCTCGACCGACAAGCGACGCGGTTTCATGGGCAGCTTTCTCGAATTCGGCACGCTGATCGGCTACGTGCTCGGCGCGGGCACGGTCGCGTTGCTGACGGCCACGCTGTCGCATGACGCGCTGCTGTCGTGGGGCTGGCGCGTGCCGTTCATGATCGCCGGGCCGCTCGGTCTGGTCGGTCTGTACATCCGGCTGAAGCTCGAGGAAACGCCCGCGTTCAAGAAACAGGCCGACGCGCGCGAAGCCGACGACAAAGCGCATGCGCCGCAGCCGCTGCGCGAACTGCTCGCGCAGCAATGGAAGCCGCTGCTGCTGTGTGTTGGCCTCGTGCTGATCTTCAACGTGACCGACTACATGGCGCTGTCGTATCTGCCGAGCTATCTGTCGGCGACGCTGCACTTCGACGAAACGCACGGTCTCTTCCTGGTGCTGCTCGTGATGGTGCTGATGATGCCGATGACGCTGTACGCAGGACGGCTGTCCGATCGCCTCGGCCGCAAGCCGGTGATGCTCGCGGGTTGCGTCGGCCTGTTCGTGCTGTCGATTCCCGCGCTGTTGCTGATCCGTACTGGCGACACGCTGCCCGTGTTCGGCGGTCTGCTGATTCTCGGCGTGCTGCTGTCGTGTTTCACTGGCGTGATGCCGTCCGCGCTGCCCGCACTGTTCCCGACGCGCATCCGCTACGGCGCGCTCGCGATCGGCTTCAATATCTCGGTGTCGCTGTTCGGCGGGACGACGCCGCTCGTCGCCGCGTGGCTCGTCGATACGACCGGCAATCTGATGATGCCCGCGTACTACCTGATGGGCGCGTCGCTGATCGGCATCGTGTCGGTGCTCGCATTGCGCGAGACGGCGCGCAAGCCGCTGCCGGGTTCGGGCCCGAGCGTCGCGACGCATGCGGAAGCGCACGCGGTGCTGCGCGGTCATCGCGAGGCGGAAGAGATGGATGAGGCCTACGAAGCGAGTGCGACTGCGCGGGCTTGA
- a CDS encoding oxidative damage protection protein, producing MARMVQCAKLGKEAEGLDFPPLPGELGKRIYESISKEAWQAWLKQQTMLINENRLNMADPRARQYLMKQTEKFFFGEGADQASGYVPPSQS from the coding sequence ATGGCCCGTATGGTTCAATGCGCGAAGCTCGGCAAGGAAGCCGAAGGCCTCGATTTCCCGCCGCTGCCGGGCGAGCTCGGCAAGCGGATCTACGAGAGCATTTCGAAGGAAGCGTGGCAGGCATGGCTCAAGCAGCAGACCATGCTGATCAACGAGAACCGTCTGAACATGGCCGACCCGCGCGCGCGCCAGTACCTGATGAAGCAGACCGAAAAGTTCTTCTTCGGCGAAGGCGCCGATCAGGCGTCGGGCTACGTGCCGCCGTCGCAGAGCTGA
- the argA gene encoding amino-acid N-acetyltransferase, translated as MNSQTDLVPTPASAPAPSAATESDLQHAQFVDWMRSVAPYIHEFRNKTFVVGFGGEVVHQGLLNALVSDIALLQAMGIQIVLVHGSRPQVEEQMSLHGVESEFSHGMRITDARALESAKEAAGEVRLDIEAAISQGLPNTPMAHAHINVVSGNFVTARPVGILDGVDFAHTGVVRKIDAESIRHSLASRKLVLLSPLGFSPTGEAFNLSMEDVASAAAIALRADKIVFLTETPGLMQDGEEGTELVRELSLDDAYKLHETGEVTGDAGFYLKHSIRACRGGVARAHIIPYALDGSLLLELFLHDGVGTMISYENLESLREATPDDVGGILTLIEPLETDGTLVRRGRHQIERDIDHFSVIEHDAVLFGCAALYPYPQERIGEMACLTVAPEAQGSGDGERLLKRIEQRARARGLTRIFVLTTRTEHWFLKRGFVKATVDDLPEDRRRLYNWQRKSLVLMKQL; from the coding sequence ATGAATTCTCAAACCGACCTCGTCCCCACGCCCGCGAGCGCGCCGGCCCCGTCCGCCGCCACGGAATCCGACTTGCAGCATGCGCAGTTCGTCGACTGGATGCGATCGGTCGCCCCCTATATCCACGAGTTCCGCAACAAGACGTTCGTCGTCGGGTTCGGCGGCGAAGTCGTGCATCAGGGTCTGCTGAATGCGCTGGTGTCCGACATCGCGCTGCTGCAGGCGATGGGCATCCAGATCGTGCTGGTGCACGGGTCGCGTCCGCAGGTCGAGGAGCAGATGAGCCTGCACGGCGTCGAGTCCGAGTTCTCGCACGGCATGCGCATCACCGACGCCCGCGCGCTCGAATCCGCGAAGGAAGCCGCCGGCGAAGTGCGTCTCGACATCGAGGCCGCGATCAGCCAGGGTCTGCCGAACACGCCGATGGCGCACGCGCACATCAACGTCGTGTCGGGCAACTTCGTGACGGCGCGGCCGGTCGGCATTCTCGATGGCGTCGACTTCGCGCACACGGGCGTCGTGCGCAAGATCGACGCGGAGTCGATCCGCCACTCGCTCGCGAGCCGCAAGCTGGTGCTGCTGTCGCCGCTCGGCTTCTCGCCCACCGGCGAAGCGTTCAACCTGTCGATGGAAGATGTCGCGTCCGCCGCCGCGATTGCGCTGCGCGCCGACAAGATCGTGTTCCTGACCGAAACGCCCGGCCTGATGCAGGACGGCGAAGAAGGCACCGAACTGGTCCGCGAACTGTCGCTCGACGACGCGTACAAGCTGCACGAAACCGGCGAGGTCACCGGCGACGCCGGCTTCTATCTGAAGCATTCGATCCGTGCATGCCGCGGCGGCGTCGCGCGGGCGCACATCATCCCGTACGCGCTCGACGGCAGCCTGCTGCTCGAACTGTTCCTGCACGATGGCGTCGGCACGATGATCTCGTACGAGAACCTCGAGAGCCTGCGCGAAGCGACGCCGGACGACGTCGGCGGCATCCTGACACTGATCGAGCCGCTCGAAACCGACGGCACGCTCGTGCGGCGCGGACGTCACCAGATCGAACGCGACATCGACCACTTCTCGGTGATCGAGCACGATGCGGTACTGTTCGGCTGCGCGGCGCTGTATCCATACCCGCAGGAGCGCATCGGCGAAATGGCCTGCCTGACCGTCGCGCCCGAAGCACAAGGCTCCGGCGACGGCGAGCGCCTGCTGAAACGCATCGAGCAGCGCGCACGGGCGCGCGGCCTCACGCGCATCTTCGTGCTGACGACGCGCACCGAACACTGGTTCCTCAAACGCGGCTTCGTGAAGGCAACGGTCGACGACCTGCCGGAAGATCGCCGCCGCCTCTATAACTGGCAGCGCAAGTCGCTCGTGCTGATGAAGCAGCTCTGA
- the hrpA gene encoding ATP-dependent RNA helicase HrpA yields MSNVPKSPASPNAKNASGAGQDKPAQPRRDTAPVPRDAQRSPASSAASSVLPSASPSATPSASPSAPSPRRDKPRGEGGRTDRTDRNERAERPNRSAPRAPRVVEPNPIPPITFPEALPVSGRRDEIARAIAANQVVIVSGETGSGKTTQLPKICLSLGRGLGAGGSGLIGHTQPRRIAASATGRRIAEELGTPFGEVVGYKVRFTDNLAPGASVKLMTDGILLAETQTDPLLRAYDTLIIDEAHERSLNIDFLLGYLREILPKRPDLKLIITSATIDADRFARHFGSDEKPAPVIEVSGRLYPVEVRYRPVAEDSPAVKAAEGTSGRDRARSGQARDRDLMDAIVDAVDELCREGSGDVLVFLPGEREIRDAAEALRKHHPPHTEILPLFARLSAAEQERVFRSSNARRIVLATNVAETSLTVPGIRYVVDTGLARVKRYSYRNKVEQLQVESISQSAANQRAGRCGRVADGICIRLYEETDYQSRVRFTDPEILRSSLASVILRMKSLHLTGIETFPFIEPPPGRAIADGYQLLNELGAVDDDNALTPLGRELARLPLDPRVGRMILAARDQQALAEVLIIASALSVQDPRDRPVEAQEQADQAHRKFADERSEFLQWLKIWAWFGEAVEHKKSNRQLADACRANFLSHLRLREWRDVHSQLLTVVREHGWRLNESEATFEQIHLALLTGLLGNIGLKADDEPHYLGARGIKFFLWPGSALVKKAGRWVIAAELVETSRLYARCIAKIEPEWIERVGAHLLKKSLSEPHWEKRAAQVSAFERAVLYGLTVYHRRRVAFGRQDPARARELFIRGALVEGEFDTKLPFFAHNRKLFADIEQLEHKSRRQDVLVDDELIFGFYDQAIPQGIHTGASFERWYRDEVKKSGQPEEKLRLLFLSRDDLMRHEAAGVTTDLFPKRMTMSGVEMALTYHFEPGTPRDGVTLAVPLYALNQVDARRCEWLVPGMLKEKTQLLLKSLPQKLRRHCVPLPEYAAGFVERTAGQRFGAGGFLETLIADIREQTQVAVRQADFKLETLAAHLFMNFKVIDEHGRQLAMGRNLSQLRAELGGQAQQQFQKIAAGVTLNDAPGDARTVAQTPTQGGGAARGKAPSTPRETGAASAPATATATALYENLTTWNFGKLPELLEIRRGGQTLFGYPALVDRGTHCDVEVFDSPDEASRIHRAGLRRLFALQLREPIRYLEKNLPGLREMAMQFMPRGTQEELRDQLIDVALDRACLQDPLPTDDASFHARRDEGRGRLTLLAQEIARLVGQILGDYAAVLKKLPQAKPFAAAYADMQNQLDALVGKRFVIDTPYAQLAHFPRYLKGIALRIDKLKADSARDARQSAECQPLAQHYQRALAQRGGVADPRLTEFRWLLEELRISLFAQELRTPMPVSVKRLAKVWESMQR; encoded by the coding sequence ATGTCGAATGTACCCAAAAGTCCCGCCTCGCCGAACGCAAAAAATGCATCGGGCGCCGGGCAAGACAAACCGGCGCAGCCTCGCCGCGACACGGCGCCGGTGCCGCGCGATGCGCAGCGTTCGCCGGCGTCGTCTGCTGCTTCGTCTGTGTTGCCGTCAGCGTCGCCGTCTGCCACTCCGTCCGCATCGCCGTCTGCACCTTCACCGCGCCGCGACAAGCCGCGCGGCGAGGGTGGCCGCACCGACCGTACCGACCGCAATGAGCGCGCCGAGCGGCCCAACCGCAGCGCGCCGCGCGCACCGCGCGTCGTCGAACCGAATCCCATTCCGCCGATTACGTTCCCCGAAGCGCTGCCCGTGTCCGGCAGACGCGACGAGATCGCGCGGGCGATCGCGGCGAACCAGGTGGTGATCGTCAGCGGCGAGACCGGCTCCGGCAAGACGACGCAGCTGCCGAAAATCTGTCTGTCGCTCGGACGCGGTCTCGGCGCGGGCGGCAGCGGGCTGATCGGTCACACGCAGCCGCGCCGGATCGCGGCGTCGGCGACCGGTCGACGGATTGCCGAAGAACTCGGCACGCCGTTCGGCGAAGTGGTCGGCTACAAGGTGCGCTTTACGGACAATCTCGCGCCGGGCGCGTCGGTCAAGCTGATGACCGACGGCATCCTGCTCGCCGAAACGCAGACCGATCCGCTGCTGCGCGCATACGACACGCTGATCATCGACGAAGCGCACGAGCGCAGCCTGAACATCGACTTCCTGCTCGGCTATCTGAGAGAAATTCTGCCGAAGCGGCCCGACCTCAAGCTGATCATCACATCGGCGACGATCGACGCGGACCGCTTCGCGCGTCACTTCGGCAGCGACGAAAAGCCCGCGCCGGTGATCGAGGTGAGCGGGCGGCTGTATCCGGTCGAAGTGCGCTACCGGCCAGTGGCCGAAGATAGTCCCGCCGTGAAAGCCGCTGAAGGCACGAGCGGACGCGACCGCGCCAGAAGCGGGCAAGCCCGCGATCGCGATCTGATGGACGCGATCGTCGATGCAGTCGACGAACTGTGCCGCGAAGGCTCGGGCGACGTACTCGTGTTCCTGCCCGGCGAGCGCGAGATCCGTGACGCCGCCGAAGCGCTGCGCAAGCACCATCCACCGCATACCGAGATCCTGCCGCTGTTCGCGCGGCTGTCGGCCGCCGAGCAGGAGCGCGTGTTCCGTTCGTCGAACGCGCGCCGCATCGTGCTCGCGACCAACGTCGCCGAAACCTCGCTGACGGTGCCGGGCATCCGCTATGTCGTCGATACGGGGCTCGCGCGCGTGAAGCGCTATTCGTACCGCAACAAGGTCGAGCAGTTGCAGGTCGAGTCGATTTCGCAGTCCGCAGCGAACCAGCGCGCGGGTCGCTGCGGCCGGGTTGCCGACGGTATCTGCATCCGCCTGTACGAAGAGACCGATTACCAGTCGCGCGTGCGCTTCACGGATCCGGAGATCCTGCGCTCGTCGCTCGCGTCGGTAATCCTGCGGATGAAGTCGCTGCATCTCACCGGCATCGAAACGTTTCCGTTCATCGAGCCGCCGCCGGGCCGCGCGATTGCCGACGGCTACCAGCTGCTGAACGAACTCGGCGCCGTCGACGACGACAACGCGCTCACGCCGCTCGGTCGCGAACTGGCACGGCTGCCGCTCGATCCACGCGTCGGCCGGATGATTCTGGCCGCGCGTGATCAGCAGGCGCTCGCCGAAGTGTTGATCATCGCGAGCGCGCTGTCGGTGCAGGATCCACGCGACCGTCCGGTCGAAGCGCAGGAGCAGGCCGACCAGGCGCACCGCAAGTTCGCCGACGAGCGTTCCGAATTCCTGCAGTGGCTGAAAATCTGGGCGTGGTTCGGGGAAGCAGTCGAGCACAAGAAGTCGAATCGCCAGCTCGCCGACGCGTGCCGCGCGAATTTTCTGTCGCATCTGCGGCTGCGCGAATGGCGCGACGTCCATTCGCAACTGCTGACGGTGGTCCGCGAACACGGCTGGCGGCTGAACGAAAGCGAAGCGACGTTCGAGCAGATCCATCTCGCACTGCTGACCGGGCTGCTCGGCAACATCGGTCTGAAAGCCGACGACGAGCCGCACTATCTCGGCGCGCGCGGCATCAAGTTTTTCCTGTGGCCGGGCTCGGCGCTCGTGAAGAAAGCGGGGCGCTGGGTGATCGCCGCCGAACTCGTCGAGACGAGCCGGCTTTACGCGCGCTGTATCGCGAAGATCGAGCCGGAGTGGATCGAGCGCGTCGGTGCGCATCTGTTGAAGAAATCGCTGTCGGAGCCACACTGGGAGAAGCGCGCGGCGCAGGTGTCGGCGTTCGAGCGGGCGGTGCTGTACGGGCTGACGGTGTATCACCGGCGGCGCGTCGCGTTCGGCCGCCAGGATCCGGCGCGGGCACGCGAGCTGTTTATCCGCGGCGCGCTGGTCGAAGGCGAATTCGATACGAAGCTCCCGTTCTTCGCGCACAACCGCAAGCTGTTCGCCGACATCGAGCAACTCGAACACAAGTCACGCCGCCAGGACGTGCTGGTCGACGACGAGCTGATCTTCGGGTTCTACGACCAGGCGATTCCGCAGGGCATCCATACCGGCGCGTCGTTCGAGCGCTGGTATCGCGACGAGGTGAAAAAGAGCGGTCAGCCGGAAGAGAAGTTGCGGCTGCTGTTCCTGTCGCGTGACGATCTGATGCGTCACGAAGCCGCCGGCGTCACGACCGATCTGTTCCCGAAGCGGATGACGATGTCCGGCGTCGAGATGGCGCTGACCTATCACTTCGAACCGGGCACGCCGCGCGACGGCGTGACGCTCGCGGTGCCGCTGTATGCGCTGAACCAGGTCGATGCGCGGCGTTGCGAATGGCTCGTGCCGGGCATGCTTAAAGAGAAGACCCAGCTGTTGCTGAAGTCGCTGCCGCAGAAGTTGCGCCGCCATTGCGTACCGCTGCCCGAATATGCGGCGGGTTTTGTCGAGCGCACGGCAGGGCAGCGCTTCGGCGCGGGTGGGTTCCTGGAGACGCTGATCGCCGACATCCGCGAGCAGACACAGGTTGCTGTCCGTCAGGCGGACTTCAAGCTGGAGACGCTGGCCGCGCACCTGTTCATGAACTTCAAGGTGATCGACGAGCACGGGCGGCAGCTTGCGATGGGCCGCAATCTTTCGCAGTTGCGTGCGGAGCTTGGTGGTCAGGCGCAGCAGCAGTTTCAGAAGATTGCGGCGGGGGTGACGCTGAACGATGCGCCGGGTGACGCGCGCACGGTTGCGCAGACTCCAACGCAAGGTGGTGGCGCGGCTCGCGGCAAAGCGCCGTCCACGCCGCGCGAAACGGGCGCTGCATCGGCACCTGCGACCGCGACCGCCACCGCGCTGTACGAAAACCTCACGACCTGGAATTTCGGCAAGCTTCCCGAACTGCTCGAAATCCGCCGTGGCGGGCAGACGCTGTTCGGTTATCCGGCGCTCGTCGATCGCGGCACGCACTGCGACGTCGAAGTGTTCGATTCTCCTGACGAAGCGTCGCGGATTCATCGTGCGGGGCTGCGTCGGTTGTTCGCGTTGCAGCTGCGCGAGCCAATTCGCTATCTGGAGAAGAACCTGCCGGGGCTGCGCGAAATGGCGATGCAGTTCATGCCGCGCGGCACGCAGGAAGAATTGCGCGACCAGTTGATCGACGTCGCACTCGACCGCGCGTGTCTGCAGGACCCGCTGCCCACCGACGACGCGAGTTTTCACGCGCGCCGCGACGAAGGCAGGGGGCGGCTCACGCTGCTCGCGCAGGAAATCGCGCGGCTCGTCGGGCAGATTCTCGGCGACTACGCCGCCGTGCTGAAGAAGCTGCCGCAGGCGAAGCCGTTCGCTGCCGCGTATGCGGACATGCAGAACCAGCTCGACGCGCTGGTCGGCAAGCGCTTCGTCATCGATACGCCGTATGCGCAGCTCGCGCATTTTCCGCGCTATCTGAAGGGCATCGCGCTGCGCATCGACAAGCTGAAGGCCGATTCGGCACGCGACGCGCGGCAGTCGGCGGAATGTCAGCCGCTCGCGCAGCACTATCAGCGTGCGCTCGCGCAGCGCGGCGGTGTCGCCGATCCGCGTCTGACCGAATTCCGCTGGCTGCTGGAAGAACTGCGCATTTCGCTGTTCGCGCAGGAGTTGCGCACGCCGATGCCGGTGTCGGTCAAACGGCTCGCGAAGGTCTGGGAATCGATGCAGCGTTGA
- a CDS encoding beta-propeller fold lactonase family protein — protein sequence MRKFSLRRFNQLTGTFAAGAALAVAAGFFSPAVHANNVIVLNSGEATLSLIDETTHEVVATVPTGKEPHHLMATPDNSSLIVANSVSNNLLFVDPKTGKPQRWIENIEDPYQLGFSPDRKWLVTTGLRLDRLDIYHYDGHDLTLAKRLPLAVMPSHMAFTNDSKTVFVTLQVSGELAAVDLATQTVKWKMKVGKVPAGLWMTPGEKYLLIGMTGADYVAVVDWRNQKIVKTIPTGKGAHNFRSLDDGRHVAVSNRVASTISIIDEDTLTNVGDITGLMPGPDDMELTADKRYLWVTFRFAKHVGIIDLTTRKLIQTIAVGRSPHGIYFYDRAPVTAPNGA from the coding sequence ATGCGCAAATTTTCCCTTCGCCGCTTTAATCAGTTGACCGGCACGTTCGCAGCAGGCGCGGCACTCGCCGTTGCCGCAGGTTTTTTCTCCCCGGCAGTCCACGCGAACAACGTGATCGTGCTCAATTCCGGCGAAGCGACGCTGAGCCTGATCGACGAGACCACGCACGAGGTCGTCGCGACCGTGCCGACCGGCAAGGAACCGCATCACCTGATGGCGACGCCGGACAACTCGTCGCTGATCGTCGCGAATTCGGTGTCGAACAATCTGCTGTTCGTCGATCCGAAAACCGGCAAGCCGCAACGCTGGATCGAAAACATCGAAGATCCGTATCAACTCGGTTTTTCGCCCGATCGTAAATGGCTCGTCACGACCGGGCTGCGGCTCGACCGGCTCGACATCTATCATTACGACGGCCACGATCTGACGCTCGCGAAGCGTCTGCCGCTCGCGGTGATGCCGAGTCACATGGCGTTCACGAACGACAGCAAGACTGTGTTCGTCACGCTGCAGGTCTCGGGCGAACTCGCGGCGGTCGATCTGGCTACGCAGACCGTCAAATGGAAGATGAAAGTCGGCAAGGTGCCCGCCGGACTGTGGATGACGCCGGGCGAGAAATACCTGCTGATCGGCATGACGGGCGCCGATTACGTCGCGGTGGTCGACTGGCGGAACCAGAAGATCGTGAAGACGATTCCGACCGGCAAGGGCGCGCACAACTTCCGCTCGCTCGATGACGGCCGGCACGTCGCGGTGTCGAACCGGGTGGCGAGCACGATCAGCATCATCGACGAAGACACGCTGACCAACGTCGGTGACATCACCGGTCTGATGCCGGGGCCCGACGATATGGAACTGACGGCCGACAAACGGTATCTATGGGTAACGTTCCGCTTCGCGAAGCACGTCGGTATCATCGACCTGACGACGCGCAAGCTGATCCAGACGATCGCCGTCGGCCGTTCGCCGCACGGCATCTATTTCTACGACCGCGCGCCGGTCACCGCGCCGAACGGCGCGTGA